Proteins from a genomic interval of Microbacterium imperiale:
- a CDS encoding sugar isomerase domain-containing protein codes for MAVMTSLGEFVDGVGERNATQIDEAARAIAATAAAGGLVRPTGAGHSLAAVLETFFRAGGLAFVRPIWHPRILPLTGAAAATSAEREVGLGAEAARAAGIEAIDTVIVFSNSGTNPFPVEVAEAGQAAGATVIAVTSRRSNEAAPRRAAHRLIDVADIVIDTAVPPGDATWPPEAPVTAPVSSLATNTVWTLVLRRVYELAPEAPRWRSANVPGNDEVNRELSARFAERIPEL; via the coding sequence ATGGCTGTGATGACCAGCCTGGGAGAGTTCGTCGACGGCGTCGGCGAGCGCAATGCCACGCAGATCGATGAGGCGGCACGGGCGATCGCCGCGACCGCCGCAGCCGGGGGACTCGTCCGCCCCACGGGCGCGGGTCACTCGCTCGCGGCCGTGCTCGAGACGTTCTTCCGGGCGGGCGGGCTCGCCTTCGTGCGCCCGATCTGGCACCCCCGGATCCTGCCCCTGACGGGGGCGGCGGCCGCGACCTCCGCCGAGCGCGAGGTGGGCCTCGGGGCAGAGGCGGCGCGCGCCGCGGGCATCGAGGCCATCGACACGGTCATCGTGTTCTCGAACTCCGGCACCAACCCGTTCCCGGTCGAGGTGGCCGAGGCCGGCCAGGCCGCCGGAGCCACGGTGATCGCGGTGACGTCCCGCCGCTCGAACGAGGCTGCTCCCCGGCGCGCGGCGCACCGCCTCATCGATGTCGCCGACATCGTCATCGACACGGCCGTGCCGCCGGGCGACGCGACGTGGCCGCCCGAGGCGCCCGTCACGGCGCCCGTGTCGAGCCTGGCGACCAACACCGTGTGGACGCTCGTGCTGCGCCGCGTCTACGAGCTCGCGCCCGAGGCGCCGCGGTGGCGCAGCGCCAACGTGCCGGGCAACGACGAGGTCAACCGCGAACTCTCAGCGCGCTTCGCGGAGCGGATCCCCGAGCTGTGA
- a CDS encoding GntR family transcriptional regulator — MTAPKYRELADMLLERIGSSAIGAPVPSERQLADETGVSRMTARRAIDELVRQGLLTREVGRGTFVSRPAVSMPLQLTSFTEDMRARGHEPSSTVLRLETVAADAAEAAIFGMAPGDPVLVLVRLRLADGTPMAIERTHLRADAFPGLERYDFAADSLYRVLLEEYDVRFDAGEQVIRAGIVHDDDAATLRLAAGAPVLELIRTSESQGVVVERTVSTYSAARFELSAQLAPITARGSAPRSALRVRG, encoded by the coding sequence GTGACCGCGCCCAAATACCGCGAGCTGGCCGACATGCTCCTCGAGCGCATCGGCTCGTCCGCGATCGGCGCGCCCGTGCCCAGCGAGCGTCAGCTGGCCGACGAGACCGGCGTCTCGCGCATGACGGCCCGGCGCGCGATCGACGAGCTCGTGCGCCAGGGGCTGCTCACGCGCGAGGTCGGTCGCGGGACGTTCGTCTCACGGCCCGCCGTCTCGATGCCGCTGCAGCTGACGAGCTTCACCGAAGACATGCGAGCCCGCGGCCACGAGCCCTCGAGCACCGTGCTGCGGCTCGAGACCGTCGCAGCGGATGCCGCAGAGGCGGCCATCTTCGGCATGGCGCCGGGCGATCCGGTGCTCGTGCTCGTGCGGCTGCGCCTGGCCGACGGCACGCCCATGGCGATCGAGCGCACGCACCTGCGTGCCGACGCCTTTCCCGGCTTGGAGCGCTACGACTTCGCCGCCGACTCGCTGTACCGGGTGCTGCTGGAGGAGTACGACGTGCGCTTCGACGCCGGCGAGCAGGTGATCCGCGCGGGCATCGTGCACGACGACGACGCGGCGACCCTGCGCCTGGCCGCCGGCGCTCCCGTGCTCGAGCTCATCCGGACGTCCGAGTCGCAGGGCGTCGTCGTCGAGCGGACGGTGTCGACCTACTCGGCGGCGCGATTCGAGCTGTCGGCGCAGCTCGCGCCGATCACAGCTCGGGGATCCGCTCCGCGAAGCGCGCTGAGAGTTCGCGGTTGA
- a CDS encoding PTS transporter subunit IIC, with product MPTFEDLVEVITNNLFGQVAVLIGIIAIVGLALQRKPVEQVIAGGLRATIGVVVLNIGVEIFTGGLSSFQVIVASALGLDPPASDASLTDFTAGQGSVVPLIIAGGFVVHLVLVRIFRAARFVYLTGHLMYWMSVVIAASLVEAFGDVNRWVLAGVGSLLIGCYWVLQPLWTAPLMRRVMGDDEVGLAHTDSTIAIAAGYGARALRLGDPKKHDSENLKLPRALSFFKDINVSTAFVIGVIMLIAILFADQGIVAEQMGDATVLPWVWALLQALRFAAGIAILLFGVRMFLSEIVPAFKGLSERALPGAKPALDLPVTFTRAPTAVMIGFLASTVTFLALMVLFAGAGWFVLVPPMIMLFFGGGAGGVFGNAVAGWRGAVFGGVLNGVVLAFGQWIGWGVWGGTAPELATLADADWFVVGWTLRGLGGLLAPLGTTAALWILAAVVVAATVAVLLILGRRSGRTPEAASGSTSVTATVPASGTATSAAAEAQQASAPVSAPAAMRVTDRPENLTVLAVCGAGMGSSLILRTTAQRAFEQLGITASVDNTDIGSARGQRPDVVIGQPSYLSEVGEIAPVTVAITHFVDVSHVREQIRAGLEKKGWL from the coding sequence ATGCCCACCTTCGAGGACCTCGTCGAGGTCATCACCAACAACCTCTTCGGCCAGGTCGCCGTCCTCATCGGCATCATCGCGATCGTGGGTCTGGCGCTGCAGCGAAAGCCCGTCGAACAGGTCATCGCCGGCGGCCTGCGGGCGACGATCGGCGTCGTCGTGCTGAACATCGGCGTCGAGATCTTCACGGGCGGCCTCTCGAGCTTCCAGGTCATCGTCGCCAGCGCGCTGGGCCTCGACCCGCCGGCATCCGACGCCTCGCTGACCGATTTCACCGCCGGGCAGGGATCCGTCGTGCCCCTCATCATTGCGGGCGGCTTCGTGGTGCACCTCGTGCTGGTGCGGATCTTCCGCGCGGCGCGGTTCGTCTACCTGACGGGCCACCTCATGTACTGGATGAGCGTCGTGATCGCCGCGAGCCTCGTCGAGGCGTTCGGCGACGTGAACCGCTGGGTGCTCGCCGGTGTCGGCTCGCTGCTCATCGGCTGCTACTGGGTGCTCCAGCCGCTGTGGACCGCGCCGTTGATGCGCCGGGTCATGGGCGACGACGAGGTGGGCCTCGCCCACACCGACTCGACGATCGCGATCGCGGCCGGGTACGGCGCCCGGGCGCTGCGGCTGGGCGACCCGAAGAAGCACGACTCCGAGAACCTCAAGCTGCCCCGCGCCCTGTCGTTCTTCAAAGACATCAACGTCTCGACGGCCTTCGTCATCGGCGTCATCATGCTCATCGCCATCCTCTTCGCCGATCAGGGGATCGTCGCCGAGCAGATGGGCGACGCCACGGTGCTCCCCTGGGTGTGGGCCCTGCTGCAGGCGCTGCGGTTCGCCGCCGGGATCGCGATCCTCCTGTTCGGCGTGCGCATGTTCCTCTCCGAGATCGTCCCCGCCTTCAAGGGCCTCTCCGAGCGGGCGCTGCCGGGCGCGAAGCCCGCCCTCGACCTGCCGGTGACCTTCACGCGCGCACCGACCGCGGTCATGATCGGCTTCCTCGCCTCGACCGTGACGTTCCTCGCGCTCATGGTGCTGTTCGCCGGCGCCGGCTGGTTCGTGCTGGTGCCGCCGATGATCATGCTCTTCTTCGGCGGCGGCGCCGGCGGCGTCTTCGGCAACGCGGTCGCGGGCTGGCGCGGCGCCGTGTTCGGTGGCGTGCTCAACGGTGTCGTCCTCGCGTTCGGTCAGTGGATCGGCTGGGGCGTGTGGGGCGGCACCGCGCCCGAGCTGGCGACCCTCGCCGACGCGGACTGGTTCGTCGTCGGCTGGACCCTGCGCGGACTCGGCGGCCTGCTCGCGCCGCTCGGCACCACCGCGGCGCTGTGGATCCTGGCGGCCGTCGTCGTCGCCGCGACCGTCGCCGTGCTGCTGATCCTCGGTCGCCGCTCCGGCCGCACGCCCGAGGCGGCATCCGGCAGCACGTCCGTGACCGCGACCGTCCCGGCATCCGGCACCGCGACCAGCGCCGCGGCCGAAGCGCAGCAGGCGTCGGCCCCCGTGTCGGCGCCCGCGGCGATGCGGGTGACCGACCGCCCCGAGAATCTGACCGTGCTCGCGGTGTGCGGCGCCGGCATGGGATCGAGCCTCATCCTGCGCACGACGGCGCAGCGCGCATTCGAGCAGCTCGGCATCACGGCATCCGTCGACAACACCGACATCGGATCGGCGCGCGGTCAGCGCCCCGATGTCGTCATCGGCCAGCCGTCGTATCTTTCAGAGGTCGGTGAGATCGCGCCTGTGACCGTCGCCATCACCCACTTCGTGGATGTCTCGCACGTTCGCGAGCAGATCCGCGCGGGACTCGAGAAGAAGGGATGGCTGTGA